A single genomic interval of Helianthus annuus cultivar XRQ/B chromosome 13, HanXRQr2.0-SUNRISE, whole genome shotgun sequence harbors:
- the LOC110903215 gene encoding uncharacterized protein LOC110903215, translating to MLVSDESLIAHRTRSKFINKNESVVVDKFMAAETTSVSRKRSTLKRSKTISIIEFTKVAENRMRLPSAISDELSLSFHNLRDVSIQNIRCEVTNMKTIAEKNGDGYRYGFSKWSAFLKSNQIHMALLFSLNMSSLRNF from the exons ATGTTGGTGTCCGATGAGTCTCTTATCGCTCATCGTACACGTTCAAAGTTTATAAACAAAAATGAATCTGTGGTTGTTGATAAGTTTATGGCTGCTGAAACCACATCTGTTAGCCGTAAACGTTCTACATTGAAAAGGTCGAAAACAATTTCAATCATTGAGTTCACCAAAGTCGCCGAGAACAGAATG CGTTTACCGTCTGCTATTTCCGATGAGTTGTCTCTTTCTTTTCACAACCTCCGTGATGTTTCAATCCAAAACATTAGATGTGAGGTAACAAACATGAAGACGATAGCGGAAAAGAATGGAGATGGTTACAGGTATGGTTTTTCCAAGTGGTCGGCTTTCTTGAAATCAAATCAAATACACATGGCGCTACTCTTTTCTTTAAATATGTCAAGTCTTCGCAACTTTTGA
- the LOC118485850 gene encoding replication protein A 70 kDa DNA-binding subunit B-like: protein MEQPAITLLKNLNLNQDDYTIKVRIVRLWSRAAFNDSRKVYCYDMILMDEEGTKIQAFVLAKTAREYEHLLKEKQCLFIRNPSLGENRQKVKYVHISTKINLNSNAIVSVCDEPVGTEWGFDFSPFSSVVQDPTDDNKSFKSPIDVIGFVVKSFPYDLKEDTKDGKQEKKLTFMLQDLEGKQIYVTLWDAYAEQILDFERDNQDEKNVVVIVQFGKYRFWGGFLYVSNLYTVTRVLINAEIDDILTFKKRFLSNITPETSSTFSGLSASRIKDPTEEYLSDFEFSTIGSLNQISEVQEI from the exons ATGGAACAACCAGCCATCACGTTGCTCAAAAATTTGAATCTCAACCAGGATGACTATACCATCAAAGTTCGCATTGTCAGACTATGGAGTCGAGCAGCCTTCAATGATTCTCGAAAGGTTTATTGCTATGATATGATTTTAATGGACGAAGAG GGGACGAAAATTCAAGCCTTTGTCTTAGCCAAGACTGCCAGAGAGTATGAACATTTGTTGAAGGAGAAGCAGTGTTTGTTCATCCGTAATCCTTCATTAGGCGAGAATCGACAGAAAGTGAAGTATGTCCATATTTCGACGAAAATTAATCTAAACAGCAACGCAATAGTTTCGGTTTGTGATGAACCTGTTGGTACTGAGTGGGGATTCGACTTCTCTCCCTTTAGTTCTGTTGTTCAAGACCCGACTGACGACAATAAGTCCTTTAAAAGTCCAATTG ACGTAATTGGTTTTGTCGTTAAGAGTTTTCCTTATGATCTAAAAGAGGATACCAAAGACGGGAAACAAGAAAAGAAGCTAACATTCATGCTTCAGGATTTAGA AGGGAAGCAAATATATGTTACTCTTTGGGATGCTTATGCTGAACAGATTTTGGATTTTGAAAGGGACAACCAAGATGAAAAAAATGTTGTTGTAATTGTTCAATTCGGAAAATACAGGTTCTGGGGAG GGTTTCTTTATGTTTCAAATCTCTACACTGTCACTCGCGTGTTGATCAACGCTGAAattgatgacattttaacttTTAAGAAGAG GTTCCTTTCAAACATTACCCCTGAAACGTCTTCCACCTTTTCTGGGTTGAGTGCATCCAGAATAAAGGATCCTACTGAAGAGTATCTTTCAGATTTTGAGTTCAGTACTATTGGATCTTTAAATCAAATCTCGGAGGTACAAGAGATCTAA